Part of the Paludisphaera borealis genome, ACGTCAGTTTGCACCGCCGTGCTTTCGACTGGCCGGATGGCAAAGGGAAAGCCACTAACATCACGGTCTATCACCTGTGGTTTGATTGTAATTGAACAATAAAGGTGATGAAAGGGCGAGGCTTAGCATTTCTGCGACCGTCTCGGGAGCGAGTTTCAAAGGCAAGTTGAATATGCAAGAATTTTAAATTCGATTGGGGGAATTCCACGACTTCAATAACTCCATTCCTCATGCCGCACCGGCAGGCGGTTGAGCTGCTTGCGGCGGAATGCCCATTGGGGCATGACGCGATCCATGATCGCCACGAAGCGGGCGTTGTGCGTCGGCTCCAGAAGATGCGCCAGCTCGTGGACGACGATGTATTCCAGGCATTCGGGCGGCTTCTTGGCAAGTTCCGTGTTCAGGCGGATGGTGGATTTGCCGTGTGTACAGCTTCCCCATTTCGTCTTCATGCGCCGGACGAAGAACCGCTCCAGCTTCACGCCCAGGACGGGCTCCCATTTGGCGAGGAGGGGAGGGACCGCCTGCCTGAGCTGATCGCGATACCACTGCTCGACGATTGCCGCTTTCTTGTCGTCGGAGGTGCCGGGGCGAACGCGAAGCGTGATCCGCCGGTGGCCGAGTTCGAGGGCGGCGGGCGCTTCCTGCTCGACCACGCGGAGCAGGTAGCGGTTTCCCCACAGATAGTGGCTTTCGCGGGGGACGTATTCGCGCGGCGTTTCGCGCTCCTGCTCGCGGAGCTTTCGCTGCTGCTGCTTGATCCAGCCCAGTTTGGAAATGGCGAAGACGCGGATCGTGTCCAGGCTCATGCGGCGGGGCGCGGCGATGCGCACCCGGCCGGCGGGCGGATAGACGCTGAGATGGACATTCTGGATGTCCTTCAGCACCACGTCCACGGTGATGTCGCCGAGCTGGATCACCGTCGCCATCAGTATTCCCTTTGCGCCTTGATGATGAGGAATATCCGCTCGACTTCGTCACTGTCCTGAAGCACGCCGTAGAGCGCCGCCTTGATCACCTGCTCGCGCGCCTGCACGCCTCGCCAGCTATCGGGCCGGGTCTTCCTGACTGCTTGATCGATCCTCAGCGCCAGCGCCTCATTCTGGCCGAGATTGCTGAAAAGCGCGCGTTTGCCCGGCGTGTCGAGCGATGCCGGCGTTTCCTCCGCCTGTCCGCCGCCCACGCGCTTGGCCAGTTCGGCGATGCGATTCAGGTATTCCGCGTACTCCATTGCCTTGGCCCGCCGTGCGGCGATGATCTCATCCAGGAGGGCCGACATCCGATCGAAGTAGGCGGGATCGCTCAGATGCTGCCGGATGATGGTTTTGCGGACGTTGTTTTCGATCGCCTCGGCGATGGCGTTCTGGTTGCCTTTCAGGCCGCCGAGTTGCGAGGTGATGGCATTGGCGATGCCGGTTTTGACGATCAGGTCGAGCAGGCCGATGCCGTCGAACGGCGAGATCTTTCGCGGCTCGGAAGCTTCGATGTAAGTGTCGATCAGGTGCCGCATGTCCGCTTCATAGGCTTTGGCATCGAGGCTTTCGCCGCTCGCCTTGCGGATGATGTCGCGCAGGTCCAGGTAATGCCGGAGCTGCTCCTTGATGCGGGCAATGTCGGCCGCCGCGTAGCCGGCGGCTTCCAGCTCGTCGGCGAGGTTGGCGTAGGCACGCACGAGGGACGCCGTCGCCTTGTAGAGCTGCGAACGCTGCGGCTCCCGTTCTGCCAGATCGGTGGCGATCTCGGTGTTGCCGCAGAAGTAGTGAATATGCTCCAGCTCCCCGCGCGGCGGCGCCACCGGCTCACAGAGGAGCGCCAGCGCCTCAATCGCGTCGTCGAGCCTTTCCTTGCCCTTTTTCAGCCGATCCTGGAGCAGCACCTCGGGCGCAGCGCCCTCCGCGCCGTGGTCGAGTTCCGACGTATAAACGGCGATCGCGTTCTCGACCTTCTTGAACAGGTCCTTGTAATCCACGACGTAGCCGAAGTCCTTGTCCTCGCCGTCAAGCCGGTTGGTGCGGCAGATCGCCTGGAAGAGGCCGTGATCCTGCATCGACTTGTCGATATAGAGATACGTACAGGGCGGTGCATCGAAGCCGGTGAGTAGCTTGTCCACGACGACCAGAAGCTTCATATTCGCCGGCTCGCGCGTGAACAGATCCTTGACACGCTCCTCGTAGCTTTCCGTCTTCGTCATACCTGGCTGAAGCTCGACATCCTTCAGCAGTTCCAGGTAGCTGTTGTAGATGAACTGCTTGTCGGTTTCGCTGTTGGCCCCGGTTTCCTCCTCCGTCACGTCCCTGGCTTGCGGGTTGTAGGACGTGACCAGGGCGCATTTGCCCTTGAGCGGCGTTTTCTGGAACAGGCTGAAATACTTGCACGCCTCATAGATGCTCGACGCCACCAGGATGGCGTTGCCGCGGTCGTTCGACAGGCGCGGCTTGACACTGAAATCGAACAGGATGTCGCTGACGACTTTCTCCATGCGCGATTTCGAGCTGAGCACGGTTTTCATCGTGCCCCATTTCTTGCGCAGCTCGTCCTTCTGCCAGTCGTTCAACCCCCGGGTTTTCGCCTCGAACCAGGCGTCGATCTTGTCCTCGGAACCCAGGCGCTGGTCGATGTCGCGCGCCTCGTAGATCAGGTCGAGCACCACCTCATCTTTGACGGCTTCGCTGAATTTGTAGGTGTGGATATACCGGCCGAAGACTTCCAGGCTGGTCTGGACGTCGGCCTTGAGCAACGGCGTACCGGTGAAGCCAATGAAGATGGCGTTGGGCAGCATCGCCTTCATGACCCGATGGAGCCTGCCGCTTTGCGTGCGGTGGCATTCGTCCACGAAGACGAACACATCGCCTTGCGCAAAGCTGGGGCTCGCCTCCAGATCCTTGATGAAATCGTTGAACTGCTCGTCGGTTTTCCTCGCGCCCTTCGGCCCGAACTTATGCACCAGGGAGCAGAGCAGGCGCGGCGTTGCCTGGCCAAGCTGCCGGATCAGGTCGCCGCCGCTGCTGGAGCGGTAGATCGCTTCCCCCGCCTCCTTGAATACGCCCTCGATCTGCTTATCCAGCTCGTCGCGGTCGGTGATGATGGCGACGCGGGCATCGGGGTAATTTTCTAAGATCCATTTGGCGAGCAGCACCATGACGATGCTCTTGCCCGACCCTTGCGTGTGCCAGAGGATGCCGCCTTCCCGCGATCGGATGCGCTTCTGCGCCTCCTTGATGCCGAAATACTGATGCATGCGCGGCAGCTTCTTGACGCCGCCATCGAAAAGCACGAAATCATGCAGCAGCTCGATCAGGCGGTGTTTGCTGCACAGCTTGAGCAGGTATTTGTCGAGCTTGAACCGGCTGTTGTCGTCCTCGTCTTCCTTCCATTTCAGAAACATTTTTTCCTGAGTGCCGATGGTGCCGTATTGCAGTCCCTCGGTATCGTTGCCAGCAAGGACAAGCTGCACGGTGCTGAAAAACCACTCGTTGAATTCTGGCAACTGGTTGGATAGGCTCTGGCGGATACCATCGCCAATTGACACGCGGCTTTTCTTCAGCTCCAGTACGCCGACGGCGATGCCGTTGAGGTAAAGCACCAGGTCGGGCCGGCGCTCGTGGCCGCCCTTGAGCGTCACTTCCTCGGCGACGGCGAAATCGTTCTTGTCCGGCTCGCTCCAGTTGATCAGGTGGATGGTTTCCGTAACCTTGCCGGCCTCGATCTTCACCGGCACGCCGTAGCGGAGCAGGCTGTAGACCGCCTGGTTATTGCCGTAAAGCTTGCGGCCGTGATGGTCGGCTTCGGTGCGCAACCTAAACACCGCCTGGCTGATTTGGGCAGGAGAGTAACCGGACTTTGTGAGATGGGCCGTAAGCAGCGATTCTTCGATGTTGCTGTTGCCGTCACGATCCGACCAGTCGCCGAGATAGCGATAGCCAAGTTCATCACGGAAAAGCCCGATCACTCGGTCTTGCGTGGCGCGTTCGGGCTTACCAATAAACTCTGGGCGTTCAAAGGGCGATTCAAAGGTGGTTGCAGCTTCATGCGGCGTGCTCGTGGGTGTCGCTGCTGCTGAATAGGACTGAATCGGATGCCAAGCTTCCGTGTCGGGAATCTCAGTTAGAACCCAACGTTCATTTGAATCGAGGTCAAGAATCAGCTCCTTCAGGGATAGCACACCAGCTCGGAATGATTCGAGCTTTGATTGCGGGAATCCGGTCAGTAGGAACAGCGGCCCGTCTGCACGCTCCTCGTGCAGGAAGCCAAGGTAGACCCGTTTCTCCTGATCCTCGGCAGTAAATACCTGCGGGATGTCGTAAAAAAGAAACGTCTCTATAAGTTTTATATATCTGGTCATTCTTCAACCTCGCAGGCTGCCACAGCGTCGAAATCGCTATAGCGCCACCAGTCGTGATGGCAAATATCCTGACCAGTCTGCTGCACTCTACCGCTATGTGGGCCAAGTGTGAGTTTGCCGATCGTCTTACTTGAGTGTACGGGCATTTCGAGCAGCCTAGCTAGGCTGGTTCGCTCCGAGAATATGGATACCGAATAGTGTCCACATTTGCTACCGAATCGATCCGGCCACTTCGCGGCATGCGAATCGAAATCACGCGGGCAAGGCGCCGTAGATTCCAGAAGCCGATAGCCAACGAAGGAAGCCTTCTCAGTTGCTTGGACAGGAGGACAACCCTCTGGCAACGATTCAGCAAACACTTTGTCGCCTCCGAACTGTGATTGCATTCCTCTCATGCCGAAGTCGAATACGACCGGCCAAAAGCTCTTGCATCATGCCCTGCTTGATGTCGCATGCCTTGGCGAACTTTGCCTCAATTATATCGATTTCCATATCCATTTCGCTGAGGACTGCGGCGATGGCGGATTGCTCTTCGGTAGATGGGAGAGGGATTGGAATGGTCTCGAATTTGTCCTTCGGTAAATGAGCAATGCTAGTTTGTGTTACATAGTTTGCAAACACACCTGTTTTGGAAAATAGCTGGAGCAGATTTAGTAGAAATCGAACGTTGTATCCGCCGATTGGCCTAAGGCGGTGCAAGGCCTTTTGGTAGTAACACTCGTCGAGTGGCTGTCGCCAGATTGCGGCGCGTCCAACCTCGCCGCCTTCGCAAACGAGTAAATCACCATCCCGAAGTCGGAACCGTTGCATGTCCGATGGCGTCAGAGGCACTTCACCAATTTCCGCCAAATCGATATGGCCCCATTGTACGGCTCGGTTTCCCAAGTATGGCTTCGGTATTCCTTGGTTTTTCTCTGCGTCAAGCATTTTTCCGAGTTGAATGTGGAACTCATCGCCGATTTTAGTAACACCCCAGTCTTCTGGTATCAGTCCAATATCGCTTGTTTTGAGGCCGGGCTTTATCTCATGGCCCGGCACGCGGCGTTTGCCAGTCAGCAATACTTGCATGGCTCCTTGCTTTATCTGCTGCTTCTTGGCGATTAGCTGCTCCAGCGATTCAATGTAGCCATCCGCATCGCTCAACGCCTCGGCGATATCTTCCTGTTCGTCCTTGTCACGAGGCCATGCTAATTGGAGGTTCTGGAAACGGCTTACCCCCAAGTGTGCTACCGAGGTCGTCTGCAACGCGATACCGGCGAACACGCCTGTTCCCTGACATCGTCGAAAGAGGTGGGAACAGAAGCTTGCGGAAACATCTTCATTCGCTCGAAATCGAACGAGCTGATTCTGTATCGCACATGGATCGGGGTATTCATCACGGTACATCGCACAGCGCCCAACAAGCTCCAGGCTCTGGCCTTCGTTCAGCAGGAGGTCGCCGTATCTGAGTCGATACCGTGAGAATTCCGCATCGGTCATGGGCATTTCAAGCACATCGTCGAGGTCGATGCGACCGTCGAATACATTCTTCGTGCGAAGGTACGGACGTAACTTCCCCGCTCCCCGCACAGCCAGCGCTTTTCCCGCGCATACATCACCGAGAGAGCCAACACGCTTCACATTCCAATCAACAGGAATGACTCCCACCTCGGTTTGCTTGTAACCGGGTTTCACTGGCGTGCTCATTCCTTGGACTCCGCCAGCGTCAATTCCAGTTCACGACGCAGTTCCTCGCGGTTCGGCAGGTAGAGCTGGTACTTCTGGACGAAGAGCTGGCTGTTCATGCCGTAGGTGGCGTACTCGACCAGCAGCTCATCCTTGTGCCGGGTCAGGATGATGCCGATCGGCGGATTGTCCCCCTCGACGTTTTCCTCAGCGGCGAAGTAGCCGAGATAAAGGTTCATCTGGCCGATGTCGTGGTGCTGCACATCGTTGATTTTGAGGTCAATCAGCACGAAGCATCTCAGGATGCGGTGGTAAAACAGGAGATCGACGCGGTAATGCGTGTTGTTGATGGTGACGCGGTACTGCCGTCCGACATAAGTGAAGCCCTTGCCCAGCTCAAGCAGAAACTGCTGGAGGTGATCGCACAGCCGGGTTTCGAGTTCGCCTTCGGAAAGTGCGGCGGCTTCGGGAATTTTGAGGAACTCGAAAATGTAGGGTTCGCGCAGCAGATCCGTCGGCTGTTCGACGATCTGCCCCTGGGAGGCGAGCTGCAGCACACCCTCCCTGTCCTTGCTGGCGGCGAGACGCAGGAAGAGGCCGCTTTCCCGCTGCCTCTTCAACTCACGCACCCCCCATCGTTCCAGGACCATTTGTTTCTCGTAGAAGGCACGTTCGAGCGGATCGTCCATCTTCAGCAGCTCGACCACATGCGACCAGCTCAAAAGGCCAGACGGTGTCTGGCTTTTTGGGTAGGCGACGTAGAACTGCCGCATCGCCTTGACATTGCTGAGGCTGAAACCCCTGCCATGGCGAAGAGATAAATTCTTGGCCAGTCGTAGGATAAGTCCCGCGCCGTAGTCAGCTTTTGCTTTTCCGCCCTGTTCAAACTCAACGACGTGCCGGCCAATCCGCCAATAGGTTTCGAGGTTGTGGGCGTAGACGGCCTGGATCGCCTGTTTGCGGCCGGTTTCCAGCGTCGTGCCAATTAGCTGGAGCAATTCGTCATAAAGATTTGCCGGGGTCAGCTCCATGCGAACCCCATCCTTTCCAGGTGTCCGTTCACCTTTGCCTCGAATTCCGCAACGCGTAACGTCACTGCGGGGAGGGGGATATCGTAGCGTTGGGCAAGCTCTCTGAGGCGGCGGGTCAGCCCCTGGCTGATGCGATCCATCTCACCGTGGATGTCGCGGTCGAGGGTAGCCAGCCACTTGTCATCGATGACCAGCGTTTTCACGTCAGCTTCGGTCAGTTCGCGGTATTTGGCGTAGGCAGCGGCGTCGAGCTTTTTCTCCGCCTCGGCGATTTGCTTACCCAGCAAGCCTTCC contains:
- a CDS encoding restriction endonuclease subunit S, with amino-acid sequence MSTPVKPGYKQTEVGVIPVDWNVKRVGSLGDVCAGKALAVRGAGKLRPYLRTKNVFDGRIDLDDVLEMPMTDAEFSRYRLRYGDLLLNEGQSLELVGRCAMYRDEYPDPCAIQNQLVRFRANEDVSASFCSHLFRRCQGTGVFAGIALQTTSVAHLGVSRFQNLQLAWPRDKDEQEDIAEALSDADGYIESLEQLIAKKQQIKQGAMQVLLTGKRRVPGHEIKPGLKTSDIGLIPEDWGVTKIGDEFHIQLGKMLDAEKNQGIPKPYLGNRAVQWGHIDLAEIGEVPLTPSDMQRFRLRDGDLLVCEGGEVGRAAIWRQPLDECYYQKALHRLRPIGGYNVRFLLNLLQLFSKTGVFANYVTQTSIAHLPKDKFETIPIPLPSTEEQSAIAAVLSEMDMEIDIIEAKFAKACDIKQGMMQELLAGRIRLRHERNAITVRRRQSVC
- a CDS encoding M48 family metallopeptidase; this translates as MATVIQLGDITVDVVLKDIQNVHLSVYPPAGRVRIAAPRRMSLDTIRVFAISKLGWIKQQQRKLREQERETPREYVPRESHYLWGNRYLLRVVEQEAPAALELGHRRITLRVRPGTSDDKKAAIVEQWYRDQLRQAVPPLLAKWEPVLGVKLERFFVRRMKTKWGSCTHGKSTIRLNTELAKKPPECLEYIVVHELAHLLEPTHNARFVAIMDRVMPQWAFRRKQLNRLPVRHEEWSY
- a CDS encoding PDDEXK nuclease domain-containing protein; the encoded protein is MELTPANLYDELLQLIGTTLETGRKQAIQAVYAHNLETYWRIGRHVVEFEQGGKAKADYGAGLILRLAKNLSLRHGRGFSLSNVKAMRQFYVAYPKSQTPSGLLSWSHVVELLKMDDPLERAFYEKQMVLERWGVRELKRQRESGLFLRLAASKDREGVLQLASQGQIVEQPTDLLREPYIFEFLKIPEAAALSEGELETRLCDHLQQFLLELGKGFTYVGRQYRVTINNTHYRVDLLFYHRILRCFVLIDLKINDVQHHDIGQMNLYLGYFAAEENVEGDNPPIGIILTRHKDELLVEYATYGMNSQLFVQKYQLYLPNREELRRELELTLAESKE
- a CDS encoding type I restriction endonuclease subunit R; translation: MTRYIKLIETFLFYDIPQVFTAEDQEKRVYLGFLHEERADGPLFLLTGFPQSKLESFRAGVLSLKELILDLDSNERWVLTEIPDTEAWHPIQSYSAAATPTSTPHEAATTFESPFERPEFIGKPERATQDRVIGLFRDELGYRYLGDWSDRDGNSNIEESLLTAHLTKSGYSPAQISQAVFRLRTEADHHGRKLYGNNQAVYSLLRYGVPVKIEAGKVTETIHLINWSEPDKNDFAVAEEVTLKGGHERRPDLVLYLNGIAVGVLELKKSRVSIGDGIRQSLSNQLPEFNEWFFSTVQLVLAGNDTEGLQYGTIGTQEKMFLKWKEDEDDNSRFKLDKYLLKLCSKHRLIELLHDFVLFDGGVKKLPRMHQYFGIKEAQKRIRSREGGILWHTQGSGKSIVMVLLAKWILENYPDARVAIITDRDELDKQIEGVFKEAGEAIYRSSSGGDLIRQLGQATPRLLCSLVHKFGPKGARKTDEQFNDFIKDLEASPSFAQGDVFVFVDECHRTQSGRLHRVMKAMLPNAIFIGFTGTPLLKADVQTSLEVFGRYIHTYKFSEAVKDEVVLDLIYEARDIDQRLGSEDKIDAWFEAKTRGLNDWQKDELRKKWGTMKTVLSSKSRMEKVVSDILFDFSVKPRLSNDRGNAILVASSIYEACKYFSLFQKTPLKGKCALVTSYNPQARDVTEEETGANSETDKQFIYNSYLELLKDVELQPGMTKTESYEERVKDLFTREPANMKLLVVVDKLLTGFDAPPCTYLYIDKSMQDHGLFQAICRTNRLDGEDKDFGYVVDYKDLFKKVENAIAVYTSELDHGAEGAAPEVLLQDRLKKGKERLDDAIEALALLCEPVAPPRGELEHIHYFCGNTEIATDLAEREPQRSQLYKATASLVRAYANLADELEAAGYAAADIARIKEQLRHYLDLRDIIRKASGESLDAKAYEADMRHLIDTYIEASEPRKISPFDGIGLLDLIVKTGIANAITSQLGGLKGNQNAIAEAIENNVRKTIIRQHLSDPAYFDRMSALLDEIIAARRAKAMEYAEYLNRIAELAKRVGGGQAEETPASLDTPGKRALFSNLGQNEALALRIDQAVRKTRPDSWRGVQAREQVIKAALYGVLQDSDEVERIFLIIKAQREY